From the Bacillota bacterium genome, the window CAGCCATTTCTGCGCTCAAATCCAACCACATTGCCCTCCAATGTTGCCGATGCCACGGTTACCGGAACAAGGACGAAGCCACTCCCCTCTCTGTGTGGGGGCAAAGAATGGCTACTGCACAACACCACCAGAGGCAAGTCGAAGGTTAACCACAGCACAGGGCCAGAATCCTCAACTCGTTGGAGTTATGCGACGTCAGTAGCAACTTTTGTTAGGAGATCAGCACCATCGAGCTTGTGCCACCTGGCCTGGGAGCGTTTGATCATTTGGAAGACCAGATACAGGCCCGTACCAGCTGACCTCATCCGTCTCGTTGCCCGCGTACGGAGGCGCACGGCGTCGAAGATGGATTCTATGGGGTTCTATTGTCATAATTTGCTAAGGCACCCCTAAAGCCTGCCGGGCCTGGCAGTCGCAGAGCACCCGCAGCAGCGGGCGGCCCCGGTTGTATCGGGCCTTGGTGAGGCCGCTGCCTGTTGCACTAGGCCAGCCACCTGTCCAGGTCCGCCGGCAACTCTTCGACGCTCTGTTAGAACCCGGTCGGCAGGGGACTCCCCAGGGCCTCCCCGACGGTCCGGACGAACCGCTCCGACTTGCCGCCGGTGCAAGGTCGGGACCCTGAGTGCTATCCTGACGGACGTTGCTGCCCACCTCAAGCTTAGCAAAGAGGCTCTTGTCAAAGAGCTTTTCGACTGAAGCAGCTTCCAACGGCCCCTCGAGCAGTAGACCCAACCGGGAGCCAGGCTTCCCCCATTGTTCGGATATCTCATGTTCTCTGGCACAACAGACCGCAGGTCCGCGCACCTCTTAAACCCGGAGGTACTGGATGCCCTCCCGGTCATCCGCGCTGCCGGGATGCGAATCACCGGGGCGGCCGACCCCAAGATCCGGTACCAGTGCGTCCGCCGGCCCTGCTCAGGAAGGCGTAAATCTGCGCGGAACCCTTCGTCAGCACCGGGCCCAACACGGCCAGTACCAGCACGTACACCGCGGCAAACGGCTGAAGAACGGGAAGAAGACCGCGCGTCTTAGCCAGCCCCGCCACGATGATCGAGAACTCTCCCCGCGAGAGGATCGTGAAACCGATATTGGCGGAGGCTCGCGGCGACAGCCGGGCCATCCGCCCGGCCAGCACTCCTGCCGCAAGGTTGCCGGCTACGGTGAGCGCTACCGCGGCCAGGGCCGGCCACACGGCTCCACCCAGGGCAAGGGGATCGATGCCCAGGCCGAAGCTGAAGAAAAACAGGGCCCCGAAGAAGTCCCGGAAAGGTACCACCATCTGGGCGATGCGGCGGGCGTGTTCGGTTTCGGCGAGTACCAGGCCGACCAGGAGGGCACCCACGGCCGCAGACACGTGGGCTTTTTCCGCCAGACCCGCCACCAGGGTGAGCCCGGCGAACAATGCCACCAGCAGTACCTCTTCCGAGGGTATGGCCAGCCAGCGGTTCAGGTAAGACGCCAACCGTCGCCCCAGAGCGAGGAAGCCTCCCACAAAGGCGAGGGCAGCCCCCACATGGCTGAGCGTCTCCAGCGTACTAGGCTGCGACGCCCCCGTCAGTCCGGACACCAGGGTAAGATACAGCACGATGAATAGGTCCTGAAACAGCATCAGCCCAAGGATGATTTCCGTCTCCGGGTTGGCGGTCCGCCTGAGATCCACCACCATCTTTGTAACGATGGCGCTGGACGAGATAATCGTGACCCCCGCAGCCGTCAGGGCCTCCCAGAACGGCCAGCCCATCCACCAAGGGACCAGCAGGCCCAGGGGGAAGTTGATCAGGATGTAAGCCAGCCCGCTGGCCAAAATGGACCTTCCCGCACGTAGCAGGCGCACTATGGAAAACTCCAAGCCCAGGAAGAAGAGGAGAAACATAACCCCCAGCCGGCCCATCACCTCAATGGTCGAGCCGCTCTGGATAAACCGGAAATCGAAGATGCCGAACCGCGGAGCGTGGGGACCCACGGCCAGGCCAGCTAGGATGGCAAAGGGCACGATCGACAGACGCAGCCGAGCACCCAGGAGGCCGGCCAGAGTTATGAGACTGAGGGCCAGCCCAAGCTCCAGGACCATGTTTTCCATCGCTCACCTCCCCGCCAGGATGAGCTTCTTCACTGCCTCCACCTGTCTCCGGTCCCCCATGACCAGGAGAGTCGACCCCTCCCTGATCACCTGCTCGGCTCCCGGGTTGAGCTTCTTGGTGTGATCCGGCTCGATGATGCCGATCACGGTGGCACCCGTACTCTGGCGCAGGTCGAGCTCCCCGATGGTCTTGCCCACCGCGGCCGCTCCCGGCCCTACCTTGTACCACTCCACCACCATCTCGTCAAAGGTGATCTCCACGTCCTCGAGGGCTCTGGGTCGATAGGTGAGGCCACCCAGTATCCCCGCCACAGCCCGAGCTTCCTCGTCGTCCAGGGTCACCACCGATACGGACTGTTCGGGATCGTCCGGACTGAAATGATACATCTCTCGCCTGCCATCGTCGTGGACAACCACCACCAGCTTGTCCCCACTACGGGTTTGGATTTGGAACTTCCGGCCGATCCCCGGCAGGTCGCACTCGCGTATGGAACCCATGGTCCTTTCCTCCCTCACCTGCACTACTCCGCATGATAGCAGAAAGGAGGCGGCCCGCCACACCCCAGCCACTCTGAGGCCGAGGCACAGTCAGTACTCCGCCGCCCTGGAGTAAGCGACGGGGTCCGGCGCCCGCCGCCCGAGGGCACCGCACAAGTACGCCAGCGCCCCGCTCTTTTGCCAGGGGTCACATACAGCACGACAACAGCCACCTCGGGTTCAATTGCCTTACGCTCAAACCTTTGCAGGCGCAACGCCGGATCGATCATCGGGCGAGGTCTCCCCCGCGTGAACTCGTCGTCCCCCAAATCCACAACCGTGTCCCCCATGCTCTACAACGAATCACGGAGTTGCCAGCTTGGGTCGAGGGGCGTGTTAGAATAAACGGGGCCAATCGCTTCCCGAAGGAGCACAGAAAAAGGCTGTGTCTGAGCCGCGGGCCACTTCAATGGCAATCTCCGTAAAAGGCTTGGGATGCCCGCGATGAATCCATCGTTGATCCGCATCAACTGCACTTCCAGGTCCATCTCCAGGTCGTAGATCCCTCGCGCCGGAGCTCCTAATCGACAAGCCTTACGGAACGAACACAGCAAGCAGGAAATCGGCACCGGGTCCCGGCCCAGCACCTACGAGCCGGCAGGTAAGTCCAGGACACCTTTGGTGGACAATGGCCCGCTGACTCGGTCATCCAGAGCCGCCGCCGCCCGCAAGGCAACCCCAGCTGCTTTCCAGACGGCCTCCAGTACGTGGTGAGCGTTTTCACCGTATTCCAGGTTGACGTGCAGGGTGATGCCACCTTTTTGAGAAAAAGCCTGCCAGAAGTCGGTTGCCATCTCCGTATGGAAATCCCCAAAGGAGCGAGGACTAACAGGCACCCGATAGACCAGGAAAGACCGCCCGCCCAGGTCCGCCGCTACCTGTACCAAAGCCTCGTCCATGGGGAGCAAGGCCCATCCCCACCTGCGGAGCCCTTCCCTCTTTCCCAGCGCCTGCGTGAGGGCAAGTCCCATGGCCAGACCTACGTCCTCGACCATGTGGTGCCCGTCCACCTGGATATCGCCCGTCGCCTGCACCGAAAGGTCGAATCGCCCGTGGCACGCGAAGGCACTCAGAAGGTGATCGAAGAAAGGCAGACCCGTCGCAATAACAGCCTTCCCCGACCCGTCCAGGTCGAGTTCGACCTCCACCGTAGTCTCTCTGGTCTTTCGCGCGACTTTGCCGCATCGCACGGTTACCACCCCCACAGCATCTTCAGCCGGGAGCAGCAAGCGCGATCGTGCCTCTTGCCTTCCGGCGAAGGCGCGGAATTCCTGACAGTTGAGAGCGTTTCCGGTCGAGAGCAGCGTGACCAAACTTCCATTTGACTCCTCCCCTACCCCTGCTCTTTAAATGGGTAAAGTGGTAAAGTGGCCTCTGGGAGAGTGTAACCCCTTTCCCCCCAATCAGTCAATGAGATCGAGCAATTTCCATAGCACGTATGGTATGTACCTGGGATTGCCAGGTTCCGGGCGCCGACTACCGGTTTATTTCCGTTCCGCCGAATCGACGTGGTTGCCTGGCATGGTCCCCCGACTCTGCCTGGGCATGGCCACGGAAAAGGCGTAGCGGTCCGCACGATAGTAACAGTCGACAAAACACAACGGTCGCATGTTGTTAAGGAAGGTGACATTTTTCACCCGTAGCACCGCGTTACCGGGCGAGATGAGGAGCAGCTTAGCCAAGTCGCCATATGCCACTTCGGCTTCGATAGTCTGTGTAGCTCCCGCAATACCGCGCCCGAGCTTCTCCTCCACGTAACGGTAGAACGATAGTGAACTCAAGTCCTCCCGATCGAGGCCCGGCACCAGGGCAGCGGGTGCAAAGGTGGTTTCTACAGCCATGGGCTCGCCGTTGGCCAGTCTGAGTCGCACCAGTTCCCATACTTCCTGCCCTTTCGGGAGAGCCAAAGCAGAGCGCACGTCCGGCCGAGGAACAGCCCGACCAAGCCGGAGGACTCGAGACGAGGGGATCAACCCCCGCTCTTCCATCTGCTCCGTGAACCCCTGGAGATGGGTGAGTGGGTAGCTAGATTTCTCAGAACGCACGAATGTGCCCAGGCCGGCCTGACGGTACACGAAACCCTCGTTCTCCAGGAGCGAGAGCGCCTGACGGACAGTGTGCCGGGAAACCGCGAACTCGGACATAAGCTCATGCTCCCCTGGCAGGCGGTCTCCCGGTTGCCAGTGCCGGCGGGCTATGCGTTCGCGGAGTGTCTCTGCAATCCGGTAGTATAGCGGCACAGGACTGCCCCTCACGGTCATGCCAACCCCCCCAAATGCATTCTATCCCAGTCCCCGGTTCAAAGAAAGGGGCGCCTTGCCCATGGCGCCCCGGACCTCTCTAAGCCCTGTCTCCGCCTCTCCTACCCCGAAGCAGCTCCATTCCGGAGGAAGAGCTCAACAGCGTCTCTCACAGCCTTCCTGGCGGTATCGTCAAAAGTCGTACCGATCACCAGGATGTTCACACCCGTGCCGCGAAAGGCTCGGAAATTCGCGAGATTGATGCCCCCCTCGGCCAGGGTAGGGCAAGACACCGCCCCGATCAAAGCGGCCAGGCGGTCCCGGATCAGAGAGGGGATTTCCCCGGCCTTGACGCCCTCGTAACTCATCCCGGTCATGAGACCGATCAGGTCGACACCGGCAACCTCCATCTGCTTGGCCACCGCCGCCACTTCCTCCGGACTTTCCGCCGGAACGCCGAAGGGGTGTAGATCAGAGGGGTGAGCCACGTAAGCATCTACCAGAAGACCATAGGCATGCGCAAGCCCAACGATGTCCCTGAGGTCTTCGAGATCACTCTTGTGCACGTGCAGCCCGTCTGTCCCGGCTTCCGCGATGAGTAGCACGTCATGCTCTTTCAACGGACGCGGGATCGTTTCCGTAAATCCCCCCGGGATACCTGCGGTGATGAATATCTCCGGTCCTACGACCGCCCTCACTCCACGCACCACCTCTGCCATCTGCTCCACCGAGATCTCGTGACGCACGGCTTCGGCGGCGTGCATGCTTGTTACCCCCCGGTGGCCCCGCGCGAGCGCCACCGCCGGATGGTTGGGCTCCAGAAGCCTGGCTCCGGCTTCTACAGCCGCCATGGCAAGCCGAGCATCGTCACCCGTGATCCCGGTGGCCAAGATGGTAGTGCCTCCGTGCAGCTCAATTGCCTCCAGGACTTTCCGCATCGCATGTTCCCGTTTCCGCTTCATGTCTCCGCGGATCACTTGATGTCAACTCCCTTCCGCCCAGGGCGCCACTCGTTTTTTCTCCCCCCAGCGCCCGAGAGCATTAGCGGACCCTGGCTTTAGCCCTCTTGTTAGCAACGGCGGTTAA encodes:
- a CDS encoding cation:proton antiporter; this translates as MENMVLELGLALSLITLAGLLGARLRLSIVPFAILAGLAVGPHAPRFGIFDFRFIQSGSTIEVMGRLGVMFLLFFLGLEFSIVRLLRAGRSILASGLAYILINFPLGLLVPWWMGWPFWEALTAAGVTIISSSAIVTKMVVDLRRTANPETEIILGLMLFQDLFIVLYLTLVSGLTGASQPSTLETLSHVGAALAFVGGFLALGRRLASYLNRWLAIPSEEVLLVALFAGLTLVAGLAEKAHVSAAVGALLVGLVLAETEHARRIAQMVVPFRDFFGALFFFSFGLGIDPLALGGAVWPALAAVALTVAGNLAAGVLAGRMARLSPRASANIGFTILSRGEFSIIVAGLAKTRGLLPVLQPFAAVYVLVLAVLGPVLTKGSAQIYAFLSRAGGRTGTGSWGRPPR
- a CDS encoding cation:proton antiporter regulatory subunit, which produces MGSIRECDLPGIGRKFQIQTRSGDKLVVVVHDDGRREMYHFSPDDPEQSVSVVTLDDEEARAVAGILGGLTYRPRALEDVEITFDEMVVEWYKVGPGAAAVGKTIGELDLRQSTGATVIGIIEPDHTKKLNPGAEQVIREGSTLLVMGDRRQVEAVKKLILAGR
- the hisB gene encoding imidazoleglycerol-phosphate dehydratase HisB; protein product: MRCGKVARKTRETTVEVELDLDGSGKAVIATGLPFFDHLLSAFACHGRFDLSVQATGDIQVDGHHMVEDVGLAMGLALTQALGKREGLRRWGWALLPMDEALVQVAADLGGRSFLVYRVPVSPRSFGDFHTEMATDFWQAFSQKGGITLHVNLEYGENAHHVLEAVWKAAGVALRAAAALDDRVSGPLSTKGVLDLPAGS
- a CDS encoding GntR family transcriptional regulator, yielding MRGSPVPLYYRIAETLRERIARRHWQPGDRLPGEHELMSEFAVSRHTVRQALSLLENEGFVYRQAGLGTFVRSEKSSYPLTHLQGFTEQMEERGLIPSSRVLRLGRAVPRPDVRSALALPKGQEVWELVRLRLANGEPMAVETTFAPAALVPGLDREDLSSLSFYRYVEEKLGRGIAGATQTIEAEVAYGDLAKLLLISPGNAVLRVKNVTFLNNMRPLCFVDCYYRADRYAFSVAMPRQSRGTMPGNHVDSAERK
- a CDS encoding histidine biosynthesis protein, translating into MIRGDMKRKREHAMRKVLEAIELHGGTTILATGITGDDARLAMAAVEAGARLLEPNHPAVALARGHRGVTSMHAAEAVRHEISVEQMAEVVRGVRAVVGPEIFITAGIPGGFTETIPRPLKEHDVLLIAEAGTDGLHVHKSDLEDLRDIVGLAHAYGLLVDAYVAHPSDLHPFGVPAESPEEVAAVAKQMEVAGVDLIGLMTGMSYEGVKAGEIPSLIRDRLAALIGAVSCPTLAEGGINLANFRAFRGTGVNILVIGTTFDDTARKAVRDAVELFLRNGAASG